The nucleotide window GGGCCGGTTGCCCTACGAGGTCACCCTCGAGGGCGAGGACACGATTGTGGTCGGCACCGCAAAGATCAAGGCACTGGAGGTGCGGGAGGGCCCCGCCGCACTGCCGTGGGGGGACCTCGGCGTTGACGTGGTGGTCGAATCCACCGGCCTGTTCACCAACGCGGCCAAGGCCAAAGGCCACGTGGAAGCCGGTGCCAAGAAAGTGATCATTTCGGCGCCCGCTACCGACCCCGATCTGACCATCGTCCTCGGCGTCAACGACGACAAATACGATGGCAGCCAAAACATCGTCTCCAACGCCTCGTGCACCACCAACTGCCTTGCGCCGTTGGCCAAGGTCCTCCATGACGAGTTCGGCATCGTTAAGGGTCTGATGACCACCATCCACGCTTACACCCAGGACCAAAACCTGCAGGACGGTCCACACAAAGATCTCCGTCGTGCCCGCGCGGCCGCGCTGAATATCGTGCCGACCTCGACCGGCGCGGCCAAGGCAATCGGCCTGGTGATGCCGGAGCTCCAAGGCAAACTCGACGGCTACGCGCTGCGGGTACCGATCCCGACCGGATCGGTCACCGACCTGACGGCCGACCTGGCCAAGTCGGCCACCGCCGAAGAGATCAATGCGGCGTTCAAGGCTGCGGCCGAGGGCCGGCTTAAGGGCATCCTGAAGTACTACGACGCGCCCATCGTCTCCAGCGACATAGTCACCGACCCGCACAGCTCGATCTTCGACTCCGGCCTGACCAAGGTGATCGGCGACCAAGCCAAGGTGGTGTCCTGGTACGACAACGAATGGGGATACTCCAACCGCCTCGTTGATCTGGTCGCGCTGGTTGGCAAGTCGCTCTAACCGTGTCCATTTTCAACCTCAAAGACCTTCTAGACGAAGGTGTTTCGGGCCGTGGCGTGCTGGTGCGTTCCGATCTGAATGTCCCGCTCGAGGACGGCACGATCACCGACGCGGGGCGCATCACCGCGTCGGTGCCAACCCTGAAGGCACTGGTGGATGCCGGCGCGAAAGTCGTGGTCACCGCGCACCTAGGCCGTCCCAAGGATGGTCCCGACCCGCAATTGTCCCTGGCGCCGGTGGCCGCGGCGCTGGGCGAACAGCTGGGCCGGCATGTGCAATTGGCCGGTGACGTCGTCGGCACCGACGCCCTGGCCCGCGCCGAAGGCCTGACCGACGGCGACATCCTGTTGTTGGAGAACATCCGCTTCGATCCGCGCGAGACCAGCAAAAACGACAGCGAGCGCCTTGCCCTGGCCAAGCAGCTCGCCGAATTGGTCTGGCCGGGAGGTGCTTTCGTCTCGGACGGGTTCGGGGTGGTGCACCGCAAGCAAGCCTCGGTGTACGACGTCGCGACGTTGCTGCCGCATTACGCCGGCACGTTGGTGGCGGACGAGATTTCTGTGTTGGAGCAGTTGACCAGCTCGACCGAGCGGCCCTATGCGGTGGTACTCGGCGGATCGAAGGTCTCCGACAAACTCGGCGTGATCGAGTCGCTGGCGACCAAGGCTGACAGTATCGTGATCGGCGGTGGCATGTGCTTTACCTTCCTTGCCGCACAGGGCTATTCGGTGGGGGCATCGCTGCTGGAAGAAGAGATGATCGAGACGTGTCGTAGGCTGCTCGACACCTATCACGATGTGCTGCGGTTGCCCGTCGACATCGTGGTGACCGAGAAATTCGATGCCGATTCGCCGCCGCAAACCGTTGCTGCCGATGAGATCCCGGACGGTCTGATGGGGCTGGATATCGGACCGGGATCGATCAAGCGGTTCGCCACGCTGCTGTCCAACGCCAGGACCATCTTCTGGAACGGTCCGATGGGCGTGTTCGAGTTTCCGGCGTATGCGGCGGGCACCGAAGGTGTCGCCGAAGCAATCGTCGCCGCGACCGCCAAAGGCGCTTTCAGCGTGGTCGGCGGCGGCGACTCCGCGGCCGCGGTTCGCACGCTGGGCATCTCGGAGGGTTCGTTCTCCCACATCTCCACCGGTGGCGGTGCGTCGCTGGAATACCTTGAAGGTAAGACGCTTCCCGGCATCGAGGTGTTGGGTCGTGAGCAGCCGAGTGGAGGGAAGTCGTGAGCCGCAAGCCGCTGATCGCGGGCAACTGGAAGATGAACCTCAATCATTTCGAGGCGATCGCACTGGTGCAAAAGATCGCTTTTTCCTTGCCGGACAAGTATTACGACAAGGTTGATGTCACGGTGATCCCACCGTTCACCGACCTGCGCAGTGTGCAAACCCTGGTCGACGGTGACAAGCTGCGGCTGACCTATGGGGCGCAGGACTTATCGCAACACGACTCCGGGGCCTACACCGGTGACATCAGTGGGGCATTCCTGGCCAAACTGGGCTGCAGCTTCGTTGTCGTCGGGCACTCCGAGCGGCGTACCTATCACGACGAGGATGACGCCCTGGTGGCCGCCAAGGCGGCCTCCGCGCTCAAGCATGGTCTCACGCCGATCGTCTGCATTGGCGAACACCTCGACGTCCGCGAAGCCGGAAATCACGTGTCGCACAACGTCGAACAACTACGCGGCTCGTTGGCCGGCCTTTCCACCGAGCAGATCGCTTCGGTGGTCATCGCCTATGAGCCGGTCTGGGCGATCGGGACCGGACGCGTGGCCAGCGCCGCCGACGCCCAGGAGGTCTGCGCGGCGATCCGCGGTGAGCTGGCGTCGCTCGCGTCGTCGGCGATAGCCGACTCCGTGCGGGTACTCTACGGCGGGTCGGTGAACGCCAAGAACGTCGGCGACCTGGTGGCCCAGCCGGACATCGACGGTGGCCTGGTCGGCGGGGCGTCGCTGGACGGGGAGCAGTTTGCCACGCTAGCGGCCATCGCTGCCGGGGGGCCGCTGCCGTAATCGTGGGCGCACGCTCAGCGATCGGTCACGCGAGTGCTCACCACCCCTCTGTTAGCACTCGGTCGAGCATGTCGACGAAGTAGTCCGCCGCGGTCATGTCGATGCACAGCGGTGGCTTGGTCTTCAGGACGTTCATCCGCTCGCTGGTCGGCTGGATGATGACTCCGAGTTCGAGCATCCGGTCGCAGATGGCGGCGGTCTCTTCAGCTGCCGGCTCCAGAGTGTTCCGGTCACGGACC belongs to Mycobacterium basiliense and includes:
- a CDS encoding phosphoglycerate kinase: MSIFNLKDLLDEGVSGRGVLVRSDLNVPLEDGTITDAGRITASVPTLKALVDAGAKVVVTAHLGRPKDGPDPQLSLAPVAAALGEQLGRHVQLAGDVVGTDALARAEGLTDGDILLLENIRFDPRETSKNDSERLALAKQLAELVWPGGAFVSDGFGVVHRKQASVYDVATLLPHYAGTLVADEISVLEQLTSSTERPYAVVLGGSKVSDKLGVIESLATKADSIVIGGGMCFTFLAAQGYSVGASLLEEEMIETCRRLLDTYHDVLRLPVDIVVTEKFDADSPPQTVAADEIPDGLMGLDIGPGSIKRFATLLSNARTIFWNGPMGVFEFPAYAAGTEGVAEAIVAATAKGAFSVVGGGDSAAAVRTLGISEGSFSHISTGGGASLEYLEGKTLPGIEVLGREQPSGGKS
- the gap gene encoding type I glyceraldehyde-3-phosphate dehydrogenase, which translates into the protein MTVRVGINGFGRIGRNFYRALLAQQEQGTADIEVVAVNDITDNSTLAHLLKFDSILGRLPYEVTLEGEDTIVVGTAKIKALEVREGPAALPWGDLGVDVVVESTGLFTNAAKAKGHVEAGAKKVIISAPATDPDLTIVLGVNDDKYDGSQNIVSNASCTTNCLAPLAKVLHDEFGIVKGLMTTIHAYTQDQNLQDGPHKDLRRARAAALNIVPTSTGAAKAIGLVMPELQGKLDGYALRVPIPTGSVTDLTADLAKSATAEEINAAFKAAAEGRLKGILKYYDAPIVSSDIVTDPHSSIFDSGLTKVIGDQAKVVSWYDNEWGYSNRLVDLVALVGKSL
- the tpiA gene encoding triose-phosphate isomerase: MSRKPLIAGNWKMNLNHFEAIALVQKIAFSLPDKYYDKVDVTVIPPFTDLRSVQTLVDGDKLRLTYGAQDLSQHDSGAYTGDISGAFLAKLGCSFVVVGHSERRTYHDEDDALVAAKAASALKHGLTPIVCIGEHLDVREAGNHVSHNVEQLRGSLAGLSTEQIASVVIAYEPVWAIGTGRVASAADAQEVCAAIRGELASLASSAIADSVRVLYGGSVNAKNVGDLVAQPDIDGGLVGGASLDGEQFATLAAIAAGGPLP